From the Elusimicrobiota bacterium genome, one window contains:
- a CDS encoding thermonuclease family protein — translation MFPGDSAIKNLLKTYKLFLTIIIGALIGGETICFSGEGNTNGTTEHKDAPNVAATADKCSNIPALPDGSIKLVTKVIDGDTVVIEGGTHVRLLGIDADERDHPCYEPAKDRLEELILNKEIKLEKKTEDKDQWCRYLRYVFLDNQNIGLTLVKEGMAVARFSPEDVKYRKEIVQAEKEARKGKIGCKWNGNATKEKKKTKFSWEQLTTEKTGLKVVGACQTSNYYEKEMVVEGKIASAFRSNTNTIFLNFEKSYPDQCFTAVIFSADQSQFIEGPEKYYSQKTVRVKGEIQKYNRRPEIILGNPAQIEVGK, via the coding sequence ATGTTTCCTGGAGATAGCGCTATAAAAAACTTATTAAAAACATATAAACTGTTTTTGACAATTATTATCGGGGCCTTAATAGGCGGTGAAACGATTTGTTTTTCGGGGGAGGGGAACACAAACGGAACCACTGAGCATAAAGACGCACCAAATGTGGCGGCTACTGCGGACAAATGCAGCAATATTCCCGCGCTTCCGGATGGGTCTATAAAATTAGTCACTAAAGTTATCGATGGCGATACCGTTGTGATAGAGGGTGGCACTCACGTCAGACTTTTAGGTATTGATGCTGATGAAAGGGACCATCCTTGTTATGAGCCGGCAAAAGACAGATTGGAAGAGTTAATTCTAAACAAAGAAATAAAACTGGAAAAGAAAACAGAAGATAAAGATCAATGGTGCCGATATTTGAGATATGTTTTTCTTGATAATCAAAATATTGGTCTGACGTTAGTTAAAGAGGGAATGGCCGTGGCCCGTTTTTCGCCGGAGGATGTTAAATATCGGAAAGAAATCGTCCAAGCGGAAAAAGAGGCAAGAAAAGGTAAAATCGGCTGCAAATGGAACGGCAACGCAACTAAAGAAAAAAAGAAAACTAAATTTTCATGGGAGCAATTAACCACGGAGAAGACCGGGCTGAAGGTTGTTGGCGCTTGTCAAACCTCAAATTATTACGAAAAAGAAATGGTCGTTGAGGGAAAGATTGCAAGTGCGTTTCGCTCAAACACCAACACTATATTTCTTAATTTTGAAAAGTCGTATCCGGACCAGTGTTTTACTGCAGTTATTTTTAGTGCCGACCAATCTCAATTTATTGAAGGCCCGGAAAAATATTATTCACAGAAAACCGTCAGGGTAAAAGGTGAAATTCAAAAATACAACCGAAGACCAGAAATTATTTTAGGAAATCCAGCTCAAATTGAGGTCGGTAAATAG
- a CDS encoding NADH-quinone oxidoreductase subunit L gives MDQTPSNLNLIFALKTAVAAPILGAFLIPFAKKISVTARNTLAVALGLVTFIAAAWLLPSAMNGMVTNYSLSFPLGFDFVLSADMLSVFMAVISSFVSSIILIYSVDYISHYENQTEYYTMVVLFLGSMMGLVFSANMLWMYVFWELTAFASWRLVGFFRSDRDVLKANKTFLVTVFGALCMLAGILLVYFDKGSMDMRLLRGENISMLAASLILIGILAKSATLPFSTWLPDAGVAPSTVTALLHAAVLVKIGVYAYARIFGVTFVAAPEFSQAVLWIAGASAIVSAAAALVEKDIKRIIAYSTVSQIAFIFLGLASGSRVAFMGGLLYILMHSIAKGGLFLCAGIIEQKTHNKDITKMGGLFKTMPVTGISFALCSLSVMGIPPFGGFFSKFLVFKGATQNGSLGVVLMFLAGAIMTLLYLTRMFYLVFLGAEKPDSPYEGSTVMVASVFALALIGLSLGALIYYPSYYVDLLINQLGVNLQ, from the coding sequence ATGGATCAAACACCCTCAAACCTGAATCTGATATTCGCCCTGAAAACAGCGGTAGCGGCGCCCATACTGGGCGCTTTTTTAATACCTTTCGCCAAAAAGATATCCGTCACCGCCAGGAATACTTTAGCCGTGGCATTAGGCCTTGTCACTTTTATCGCGGCCGCCTGGCTTCTGCCGAGCGCCATGAACGGCATGGTCACGAACTATTCCCTTTCGTTCCCGCTCGGCTTTGACTTCGTCCTCTCGGCCGACATGCTTTCCGTTTTCATGGCGGTCATTTCCTCTTTCGTAAGTTCCATAATACTTATCTATTCCGTGGATTATATTTCCCATTATGAGAACCAGACCGAGTACTACACCATGGTGGTGCTGTTTCTGGGCTCAATGATGGGGCTGGTGTTCTCGGCGAACATGCTTTGGATGTATGTGTTCTGGGAACTCACCGCGTTCGCCAGCTGGCGGCTGGTCGGTTTTTTCCGCAGCGACCGGGACGTGCTGAAAGCCAATAAGACTTTTCTGGTAACGGTCTTCGGCGCGCTGTGCATGCTGGCCGGCATCCTGCTGGTTTATTTCGACAAAGGCTCCATGGACATGCGCCTGCTTCGCGGCGAAAATATTTCCATGCTGGCGGCCTCTCTGATACTTATCGGCATACTGGCGAAGTCGGCCACTCTGCCGTTCTCAACCTGGCTGCCGGACGCCGGCGTCGCGCCGTCCACGGTAACCGCGCTGCTGCACGCCGCGGTGCTGGTTAAGATCGGCGTTTACGCTTACGCGAGGATCTTCGGAGTTACCTTTGTGGCGGCGCCGGAGTTTTCGCAGGCCGTGCTTTGGATAGCCGGCGCGAGCGCCATTGTCTCGGCGGCCGCGGCCCTGGTGGAAAAAGACATTAAGCGCATAATCGCTTATTCCACGGTAAGTCAGATAGCTTTCATCTTTCTGGGACTGGCCTCGGGCAGCAGAGTCGCCTTCATGGGCGGACTTCTTTACATACTGATGCACAGTATCGCCAAGGGCGGCCTGTTCCTGTGCGCCGGCATAATAGAGCAGAAAACCCATAATAAGGATATCACTAAAATGGGCGGGTTGTTCAAAACCATGCCGGTAACGGGCATTTCTTTCGCGCTTTGCTCGCTTTCAGTGATGGGCATACCGCCTTTCGGCGGTTTCTTCAGCAAGTTCCTTGTGTTCAAGGGCGCCACGCAGAATGGAAGCCTGGGAGTGGTTCTTATGTTTTTGGCCGGCGCGATCATGACGCTTTTATACCTGACCAGGATGTTCTACCTGGTGTTTCTGGGAGCGGAAAAACCGGATTCTCCGTACGAGGGCTCTACCGTGATGGTAGCAAGCGTGTTCGCGCTCGCCCTTATAGGCCTGTCGCTCGGAGCTCTGATCTATTATCCGTCCTATTATGTTGACCTGCTCATAAACCAATTAGGGGTGAACCTCCAATGA
- a CDS encoding aldehyde dehydrogenase (NADP(+)) has protein sequence MEKNLTGRHIIGGEYCGAGGKKFRGVNPADGGKLEPAFCEAGATEVNRALELADKAFEILQTVPVKTIAALLERIADGLEAEGGRIIARAHLETALPVERLRSELARTAGQARAFAALALGGSWAQARIDHALPGRKPLPKPDIRTVCVGVGPVVVFGASNFPLAISVAGTDTVAAFAARCPVVAKGHPAHPGTCELVSRVITEAVAWAKLPPGMFSLLQSSGYEAGLALVKHPLTAVAAFTGSLRGGRALFDAAAARPDPIPVYAEMGSVNPVFILPGAAATRAEEIADGFVRSLNTGVGQFCTNPGMVLAVDRPAFDKFLAAVCKNASCVPPAPMLHDGIQKAYDRGTERLASIPGVKLAGTAAGTPLGDGPEMAACKIFTADAGLIQKRPELFEEVFGPATVIYRCKNTAQMLDIARGMPGSLTATIHGTERELLKYGELVRVLQRKAGRILFNGYPTGLEPCASLHHGGPYPAATHSFFTSVGTAAIYRYVRPVCFQGFPDAALPEELQEANPRRVRRLVDGELDTI, from the coding sequence ATGGAAAAAAACTTAACCGGCAGACATATTATCGGCGGGGAATATTGCGGGGCGGGGGGAAAGAAATTCCGGGGAGTGAATCCGGCTGACGGCGGGAAACTGGAACCCGCGTTCTGCGAGGCCGGCGCTACTGAAGTTAACCGCGCGCTGGAACTGGCCGACAAAGCTTTTGAAATTTTACAGACCGTGCCTGTTAAAACTATCGCCGCGCTGCTGGAACGGATCGCGGACGGGCTGGAAGCTGAGGGCGGGAGAATTATCGCGCGCGCGCATTTGGAGACGGCTCTGCCGGTGGAACGGCTGCGCTCCGAGCTGGCCCGCACCGCCGGACAGGCGCGGGCTTTCGCGGCGCTGGCTCTTGGCGGCTCATGGGCGCAGGCCCGCATAGACCATGCGCTGCCCGGGCGCAAGCCCCTGCCCAAACCCGATATACGCACGGTTTGCGTGGGGGTCGGGCCGGTTGTGGTTTTCGGGGCGAGCAATTTCCCGCTGGCAATTTCCGTGGCCGGCACCGATACGGTGGCCGCTTTTGCCGCGCGCTGCCCGGTGGTGGCAAAAGGGCATCCGGCTCACCCGGGCACCTGCGAGCTGGTTTCCCGCGTTATCACCGAAGCGGTAGCCTGGGCAAAGCTGCCCCCGGGAATGTTTTCTCTGCTGCAATCCTCCGGTTATGAGGCCGGCCTTGCGCTTGTGAAGCATCCTCTTACCGCGGTTGCAGCCTTCACGGGCTCTCTCCGGGGCGGCAGGGCATTATTTGACGCGGCAGCCGCCAGGCCTGACCCGATACCCGTGTACGCCGAAATGGGCAGCGTAAACCCGGTTTTTATATTGCCGGGCGCGGCAGCCACGCGCGCGGAAGAAATAGCCGACGGCTTTGTCCGTTCGCTGAACACCGGCGTGGGACAGTTCTGCACTAACCCCGGCATGGTACTTGCCGTTGACAGGCCGGCGTTTGATAAGTTCCTGGCGGCGGTATGCAAAAATGCCTCATGCGTTCCGCCCGCGCCTATGCTTCATGACGGCATACAAAAGGCGTACGATCGCGGCACGGAGCGGCTGGCTTCCATTCCGGGAGTTAAACTGGCCGGGACCGCGGCCGGGACGCCGCTCGGCGACGGGCCTGAAATGGCGGCCTGCAAAATATTTACGGCTGACGCCGGGCTGATACAAAAGCGGCCGGAGTTATTCGAGGAGGTTTTTGGCCCCGCCACCGTTATTTACCGCTGTAAAAATACGGCGCAGATGCTGGATATCGCGCGGGGCATGCCGGGCAGCCTTACCGCCACCATCCACGGCACGGAGCGCGAATTGCTTAAATACGGGGAACTTGTACGGGTTCTTCAGCGCAAGGCCGGGCGCATTCTTTTCAACGGTTATCCTACGGGCCTTGAGCCCTGCGCAAGCCTGCATCACGGGGGGCCTTATCCGGCCGCTACCCACAGTTTTTTTACAAGCGTGGGGACGGCGGCTATATACAGGTATGTGCGGCCGGTCTGCTTTCAGGGGTTCCCGGACGCCGCCCTTCCGGAAGAACTGCAGGAAGCCAATCCGCGCCGGGTGCGGCGTTTGGTGGACGGTGAGCTGGACACAATTTAA
- a CDS encoding tetratricopeptide repeat protein, translated as MNHIKCALLGTLLCCGATVLRAEDAPLIKPDAGLDMKKANDEYSAHNYGYARDLYLKIAESGNSEAQAMLCVIYMGDNDIFPGSGRNLTIETTTVQEIVRKRAAEKYAEALKWCRKSAAQGDPKGETSLGRMYHLGLGVARDDHKAMELFMKAAQKNHSTAQYNMGIVYRRGYGVKKDYAEALKWFHKAAAQNYAPAMVGIGILYEDGLGVKKDPAGAVKWYRMAADKGSPTGEHNMARVYRYGIGVAKDENEAVKWYGKAAAHGNAYAKKYMRWKTANDMTKEVEDLHKAVDFGEP; from the coding sequence ATGAACCACATTAAATGTGCGCTTTTGGGAACGCTTCTTTGTTGCGGGGCCACGGTGCTGCGCGCTGAAGATGCGCCGCTTATCAAGCCGGATGCCGGGCTGGACATGAAAAAAGCGAACGACGAGTATAGCGCGCATAATTATGGCTACGCCAGGGACCTCTATCTTAAAATCGCCGAATCAGGGAATTCCGAAGCCCAGGCCATGCTCTGCGTGATATACATGGGCGACAATGATATATTCCCGGGCAGCGGCAGGAACCTTACCATTGAAACGACGACGGTGCAGGAAATAGTCAGGAAAAGGGCGGCTGAAAAATACGCCGAGGCGCTGAAATGGTGCCGCAAATCGGCGGCGCAGGGCGACCCGAAGGGCGAAACGTCGCTTGGCCGGATGTATCACCTGGGGCTGGGAGTGGCCAGGGACGACCATAAGGCCATGGAGCTGTTTATGAAGGCAGCGCAAAAAAACCATTCAACGGCCCAATATAATATGGGGATAGTGTACCGCCGCGGTTATGGCGTTAAAAAGGATTATGCCGAAGCTTTGAAGTGGTTCCACAAGGCCGCTGCGCAGAATTACGCCCCGGCCATGGTGGGAATCGGCATTTTATATGAGGACGGGCTGGGCGTGAAGAAAGATCCTGCCGGAGCGGTAAAGTGGTATCGTATGGCGGCCGACAAAGGGTCCCCGACGGGGGAACACAACATGGCCCGTGTGTACAGGTACGGGATAGGAGTGGCAAAGGACGAGAACGAGGCGGTTAAATGGTACGGGAAAGCCGCCGCGCACGGCAACGCTTACGCTAAAAAATATATGAGGTGGAAAACCGCAAATGATATGACAAAAGAGGTGGAGGACCTTCACAAAGCCGTTGATTTCGGAGAACCATGA
- a CDS encoding nuclease-related domain-containing protein encodes MFKNTKTRYFAKAFLHTAGQSLQVEFNKRILYMGILLGISLTAIIWFLLELTVLKQINFYLLFLALLSLAGFFPLERRANLYWQGMTGEKYAQDEIEGLIKNGYEIINDVPGDKFNVDLLVIGPSGVYVIEVKNPTKTKDDKVVYQNGGIYIGPKDLDPKSDKFQKVRRSLNKRNPVEQVIKTAGWVKRLLEDSGRKKVTAIQPVVLFPKFWVENYIGDVWVMNSKTFALEAPRHQEVLQPQEIHELTSIIRAHIQAKIPMGND; translated from the coding sequence ATGTTTAAAAACACTAAGACCAGATATTTTGCAAAAGCTTTTTTGCATACTGCAGGACAATCGCTTCAAGTTGAATTTAATAAACGAATCCTTTACATGGGAATTCTTTTGGGTATTTCCCTCACAGCCATTATTTGGTTCCTCCTTGAATTGACTGTTTTAAAACAGATAAATTTCTATCTGCTTTTTTTAGCCCTTCTTTCCTTGGCTGGCTTTTTCCCTTTGGAACGACGTGCAAATTTGTATTGGCAGGGCATGACCGGCGAAAAATATGCTCAGGACGAGATTGAGGGTTTAATTAAGAACGGGTATGAGATTATCAATGATGTTCCCGGGGATAAATTTAATGTGGATTTGCTGGTGATTGGCCCAAGCGGGGTTTATGTGATAGAGGTGAAGAACCCGACAAAGACAAAAGATGACAAGGTGGTGTATCAGAATGGGGGAATTTACATAGGGCCTAAGGATCTAGACCCGAAAAGCGATAAATTCCAAAAAGTTAGGCGGTCTCTGAATAAAAGGAATCCGGTAGAGCAGGTCATCAAAACTGCCGGATGGGTCAAACGTCTGCTAGAAGATTCCGGTCGCAAAAAAGTAACAGCTATACAGCCGGTAGTCTTATTTCCCAAATTTTGGGTGGAGAATTATATTGGCGACGTTTGGGTTATGAATTCAAAAACCTTCGCTCTTGAGGCTCCGCGCCACCAAGAAGTCTTACAGCCTCAAGAAATACATGAATTAACCTCAATCATTCGCGCCCATATCCAGGCAAAAATACCGATGGGAAACGATTAA
- a CDS encoding DUF2075 domain-containing protein, producing the protein MKREYYSDSIPAFCATTTEKVVGFLTTGSAAARFPVEPTQTGAWVQQIEILQSSLKGKEGQVYFEYSIPRMGQRIDVLLILGPVIFVLEFKVGAKEFTSYAIDQVVDYALDLKNFHETSHKQIIAPILIATEAVAGLFAVSATANEPTLLDPIKCSSSQLTAVLEAILQFASGPKINPADWENGHYCPTPTIVEAAMALYRGHSVEEISRSDAGAEDLLKTTQTISEIIENSKDNRRKSICFVTGVPGAGKTLVGLNVATSHIDKNSKTYSVFLSGNGPLVAVMREALARDKVRVEKQRGRRVTKKSVLSEVKEFVQNVHHFRNDCVEDPGAPIEHVALFDEAQRAWNLAQTARFMKRMGKPYFNKSEPEFLISCMDRHPDWAVIVCLVGGGQEINTGEAGISEWIDSVIRGYPKWDVYVSSKLTDVEYASGEALAKLKQSPLKVAYKNQLHLRVSMRSFRAENVSNLVKEILDRDTQRARKTLKEVTEKGYPIFISRDLHKAKEWLRQKAQGTERYGLVVSSQAERLKPYAIDVKSPVDPIHWFLDSKEDTRSSYYLEDVATEFHIQGLELDYACVAWDADFRYTPKGWENWSFCGEKWQHIIKPERKQYQKNAYRVLLTRARQGMVIMVPHGNPKDPTRKAEYYDSTYSYLQSIGFGELT; encoded by the coding sequence ATGAAACGAGAATACTATTCAGATTCAATCCCTGCCTTCTGTGCCACCACAACAGAGAAGGTTGTAGGCTTTTTGACCACAGGCAGTGCCGCTGCCAGGTTTCCTGTTGAACCAACACAGACTGGCGCCTGGGTTCAACAGATAGAGATTCTGCAAAGCTCACTGAAAGGGAAAGAGGGGCAGGTTTATTTTGAGTACTCAATCCCTCGCATGGGCCAGCGCATTGATGTGCTTTTAATTCTGGGGCCGGTTATTTTTGTTCTCGAATTTAAGGTCGGGGCTAAAGAGTTTACTTCCTATGCAATAGATCAGGTTGTGGATTATGCACTGGACCTTAAAAACTTCCATGAAACCAGCCATAAACAGATTATTGCCCCTATTTTAATTGCCACCGAGGCTGTAGCTGGGCTTTTTGCGGTTTCGGCTACCGCAAATGAGCCAACCTTGTTAGACCCCATTAAATGCTCTTCGTCCCAACTCACTGCTGTGCTGGAGGCTATCCTCCAGTTTGCTTCAGGCCCAAAGATTAATCCCGCTGATTGGGAGAACGGTCACTATTGCCCCACGCCAACAATCGTAGAGGCCGCCATGGCGCTTTATCGTGGCCATTCTGTAGAAGAAATATCGCGCAGTGATGCTGGTGCCGAAGATTTACTAAAAACAACCCAGACAATATCCGAAATTATCGAGAATTCTAAGGACAATAGGCGCAAATCTATTTGTTTTGTCACTGGTGTGCCAGGGGCGGGGAAAACCTTAGTGGGTTTAAATGTCGCCACCAGTCATATCGACAAAAACAGTAAAACCTATAGTGTTTTCCTTTCTGGTAATGGTCCCTTGGTTGCTGTTATGCGCGAGGCTTTGGCGCGCGATAAGGTTAGGGTTGAAAAGCAGCGTGGGCGGCGCGTTACTAAAAAGTCGGTTTTATCTGAGGTTAAGGAATTTGTCCAGAATGTGCACCATTTCCGCAATGATTGTGTGGAAGACCCCGGGGCGCCAATAGAGCATGTGGCCTTATTCGATGAGGCACAGCGGGCTTGGAATCTGGCTCAGACTGCCAGGTTTATGAAGCGCATGGGCAAACCATACTTTAATAAATCCGAGCCGGAATTTCTTATCTCGTGCATGGACCGGCACCCGGACTGGGCGGTTATAGTCTGCCTGGTTGGCGGCGGCCAGGAGATCAACACCGGCGAGGCCGGGATCAGTGAGTGGATAGACTCGGTTATACGTGGTTATCCCAAGTGGGATGTTTATGTTTCCTCTAAGCTTACCGACGTGGAGTATGCTTCGGGTGAGGCCTTGGCGAAGCTAAAGCAGAGCCCTTTAAAAGTGGCTTATAAAAACCAGCTGCACCTGCGTGTCTCTATGCGTTCTTTCAGGGCGGAGAATGTTTCGAATTTAGTTAAAGAGATACTGGACAGGGATACACAGCGGGCACGGAAGACCTTAAAAGAGGTTACAGAAAAGGGCTACCCCATATTCATCTCACGTGATCTGCATAAGGCAAAAGAGTGGCTGAGGCAAAAAGCGCAGGGGACTGAAAGGTATGGCCTGGTTGTCTCTTCCCAGGCTGAAAGGCTAAAGCCTTATGCCATTGATGTTAAATCCCCTGTGGACCCCATCCACTGGTTTCTTGACAGCAAAGAGGATACCCGGTCTTCCTATTATCTGGAAGATGTGGCTACGGAGTTCCATATACAAGGCCTTGAGTTAGATTATGCTTGTGTAGCCTGGGATGCCGATTTCCGCTATACCCCCAAAGGTTGGGAAAATTGGTCTTTCTGCGGTGAAAAGTGGCAGCACATAATTAAGCCGGAAAGAAAGCAGTACCAGAAAAATGCCTATCGTGTTCTTTTAACCCGCGCCCGCCAAGGCATGGTTATTATGGTGCCACATGGGAATCCGAAAGACCCGACACGGAAGGCGGAGTATTATGATTCAACTTACAGCTATTTGCAATCAATTGGGTTTGGTGAACTAACGTAA
- a CDS encoding N-acetylmuramoyl-L-alanine amidase — protein sequence MKHRAIVIAAALCCGFLSYVCAADWNGLDDAGLSAALSGFKDIAAPPIAPVQPPERPRRIICVDAGHPNTFNSGLAPVSGTNETHINWVVAVKLERILKEKGFDVLMTKSSELQYVENKERALMANNGGAALAVHLHCESSPGTGFVIYYPDRQGVEDYGNDPDNGFKGPSKQVIEGSLVLAEAMRKGMAPALAGSLDDGGVRGDSKTQVGSNQGALTFSIFSKIPTITIEMAVLTNRHDAAFIKSDEGQEKMAQAIAAGILLYPIP from the coding sequence ATGAAACACCGGGCTATCGTAATTGCGGCGGCGCTTTGTTGCGGTTTTTTGTCCTATGTCTGCGCCGCAGACTGGAACGGGCTGGATGACGCCGGACTGTCGGCGGCCCTCTCGGGATTCAAGGACATCGCGGCGCCGCCGATCGCGCCGGTACAGCCGCCTGAAAGGCCCCGCCGGATCATCTGCGTGGACGCCGGCCATCCGAATACCTTCAACAGCGGCCTGGCCCCCGTAAGCGGGACGAACGAAACCCATATAAACTGGGTCGTGGCGGTAAAGCTTGAAAGGATACTGAAAGAAAAGGGTTTTGATGTGCTGATGACGAAATCGTCCGAACTGCAGTATGTGGAGAATAAAGAGCGGGCGCTTATGGCGAACAACGGCGGAGCGGCGCTGGCCGTGCATCTCCACTGTGAGAGCAGCCCGGGCACAGGATTTGTAATATATTACCCGGACCGGCAGGGCGTAGAAGATTACGGGAACGATCCGGACAACGGTTTCAAAGGACCGTCCAAACAGGTAATAGAGGGAAGCCTGGTTCTGGCCGAGGCGATGCGCAAGGGTATGGCGCCCGCGCTTGCCGGGAGTCTGGACGACGGAGGAGTGCGCGGAGACTCGAAAACCCAGGTGGGGTCCAATCAGGGCGCGCTGACCTTCTCGATCTTTTCCAAGATACCCACGATAACGATAGAGATGGCGGTGCTGACCAACAGGCACGACGCGGCTTTTATAAAGTCCGATGAAGGGCAGGAAAAGATGGCGCAGGCCATAGCCGCCGGAATACTGCTCTACCCTATCCCGTAA
- a CDS encoding DUF4105 domain-containing protein — protein MKIKQAFFWLGFLAMSCWAITALVYSNLSAGPRLAAAGAFGILALCSVILPRKNSRKTIFFLPVFALVLAWWLLLPPSNNREWAPDVATLPSADISGSTITIHNIRDCDYRTEKDYVVQHYDRTFTLGSVRSMDLFMVDWGLPHVAHTMLSFGLGGDKYVCFSIEARKKKGEEYSSVRGFFKQYELTYIVADERDVVRLRTNYRKGEDVYLYHITADPEMIQMIFMDYLRSVNELKDKPEWYNALTANCTTDIWKHVVPYYPKAKFDWRILASGHLDEMVYKLGVMDQTLPLQELKRRSFINERSRAAGRDRAFSRIIRQGLPGFD, from the coding sequence ATGAAGATCAAGCAGGCCTTTTTCTGGCTCGGTTTCCTGGCTATGTCGTGCTGGGCAATAACGGCGCTCGTTTACTCCAATCTTTCCGCCGGTCCGCGTCTTGCCGCCGCGGGGGCCTTCGGGATATTGGCGCTTTGCAGTGTCATTCTTCCCCGGAAAAATAGCCGGAAAACGATTTTCTTTTTGCCGGTGTTCGCGCTGGTACTGGCATGGTGGCTGCTCCTGCCCCCAAGCAACAACCGGGAATGGGCGCCCGATGTGGCAACGCTTCCCTCCGCCGACATCAGCGGCAGCACCATTACTATTCACAATATCCGCGACTGTGATTACCGGACCGAGAAAGATTATGTTGTCCAGCACTATGACAGGACCTTCACGCTTGGATCAGTGCGCAGTATGGACCTTTTTATGGTTGACTGGGGTTTGCCTCATGTCGCGCATACTATGCTCAGCTTCGGACTTGGCGGCGACAAATACGTCTGTTTTTCCATCGAGGCCCGGAAGAAGAAAGGCGAAGAATATTCTTCTGTCAGGGGTTTTTTTAAACAGTATGAGTTGACCTATATTGTCGCCGACGAGCGCGATGTGGTGCGGCTTCGCACCAATTACCGCAAAGGGGAGGATGTTTACCTGTATCACATTACGGCGGACCCGGAAATGATCCAGATGATTTTCATGGACTATCTGCGCAGCGTTAACGAATTGAAGGACAAGCCTGAATGGTATAATGCCCTGACCGCGAACTGTACCACCGATATCTGGAAACATGTTGTCCCCTACTATCCAAAGGCAAAGTTCGACTGGCGCATTCTTGCCAGCGGCCATCTGGATGAAATGGTGTACAAGCTGGGAGTGATGGACCAGACCCTGCCTTTACAGGAGCTCAAGCGGCGCAGTTTCATCAACGAACGCAGCAGGGCTGCCGGCCGGGACCGGGCATTTTCCAGAATTATCCGGCAAGGTCTGCCCGGCTTTGATTAA